A segment of the Triticum urartu cultivar G1812 chromosome 1, Tu2.1, whole genome shotgun sequence genome:
GACCTCCTATATGGTCCGATGAACAATTATTAAATTTGAAGAACAAACTTTGAAttcgatgaacattttttgaacttGATGCAAAAAATTGTATTCGAAAACAACTTTGTTGAAACAAATGTTTGAAAATTTTTAAATTCAATGAGATTTTTTGAATTTGATGAATATTTTTAGAAAACGATGAACAAAATTTGAGTTTAATGATTTTTTTACATCGATGAACAaaaaaaatgttcgtgaattTAAAATATATTTCAAAACAAAAGTGAAAAAGTAGAGATGAAAAAAgtggaaaaaaagagaaaagaatagggaaaaaggaaaaaaagaaacaaaaaatgaACCAACCCATGAGAATGCCAAGCGCACAAGGGGGTGCACGCGGTACGAGCGGTATAGGTTCCCCAAGGGCTCTTATTTCTCGCAATATGCGCCTCGAGGCCGACGCGCGCGCACCCCacgcccccctcccccttcccccaCCCCCACGCGCACATTTGGGCCTGCCCACTATTTTCTTGTTTTCTTCTTTAAATAGTCTAGGATTTCGAAAATGTTCCAAAATTCAAAAATTgtgaatttggaaaaagttcgTGGAGCCAAAAAATGTCCCTGAATTCGAATaatgttcacgaatttgaaaaatgtCCATGATTTCAAAATATGTTGAGTTTGGAtattgatgaacattttttgtcAGATGAACAAATTtgaatttgatgaacattttttgaacttGATGAACAAATTTTCAATTCAAAGAACAATTTTTTGGAAATAGGGTGAACTTTTTAAAAAATGTATGAACATTCTTGAATTTGATGAACCTTTTGAAAAAAATATggcgaacattttttgaattagATGAAAAAATTTCCTTTTTTTTGAACTTGATGAACAAATTCTATATTCAAGAACACTTTTTTGAAAATGGGTGAACTTATTGAAAAGTgaatgaacatttttaaaattatGGTGAACACATTTTTATTACGAAGAGCAAATTTCGaatttcatgaacattttttaaattagATGAGCATTTTTTGAATTTAGTGAACAAACAAAAAATTGGAGGTGGGGaggagggtgtgtgtgtgtggggggggggggggggggggggggggggggggggggggggggggggggggggggacacgCGCGGTCGCTTCGCGACGTCCTACGCGCCGAATAGCAGGTGCCCTCTCACCCACAGACGTCAGAAAGTTGGCGCGGCACCTACGGGCGCTCACTCATGGGCCTTGTTTGTTAGCTTCGCAGCGGTTTTATTGCACTTTTTTGCGGTTTAGTTTGGTTTTTGTCATTGTTAATCTCGTTTTTAGTGGTTATGTTCTTTCTTTTCTTCAGTTTCTTTGTTTTGATCCTCTTtcctttattttttatttttctttattaTGTTTCTTTTTCCCCTTCTGCCTTTTGTGTACTATACAAAACTGTTCATCGTATATTATGAAAATGCTCACCGTATATTACAAATAAGTTTATATTTCATTATAAAAATGTCCATCCtatatttaaaaaatatttaacATATATTGAAAAAATATCTATTGTGTATTTTTTCAGCGTATATTACAAAAATCTCAATGTAATTGAAATATGTTCATTTTAAGTTAAAAAAAGTTTAGCGCCAATTATAAAAAAATGTTTATTGATATTCAGAAATGTTCAGTGTGTATTTGAAAATAAGAATAGAACGGAAAACATGATTGCTATAGTGAATCAGATGTGTACATGGTGCTCTCCACCTCCAAGCAAAACATCTGCCCCAGGCCGGTTTGCAACTTGTCGTCGTGCATCAAGGTCTTGAGGAAGCCGTGATGTGTTGTTGGTGTAGTGACGCTTGGATATATTTAGGTGTCGTGAAGTGCTTTCTCCACCCAACGAGCCTTTCCATGTTGTCAAAGTAAGACACCGGGCCTTGGATCTTGCTCCTTCTTGCGACGTTGATGAGCTCTTCTTGGCATCAACCTCTGCACCCCTGAACCATACACAGACATTGCCAAGGCGCGGTAGGAAAATCCTCTGGAAGTTCTCCTTCGTGTCAGCATGATCTCTTCCTCCAAAGGATAGTTGAACTTCTCGGTGATGGGGAGAAGGTCGCCATCCATTGCTTTAACCTTTCACTCGACTGCACTCCAAGAGTACCACACACAAGGCAATTTTCTTCTCGGTTGATTCATTCGCCTTTGCTTGGCTACTTCAACACCATCCATTGGTGTGGTCGTCATTGTCGGCGTCTTCTGGTCCGCCAATGAGGGTGGTGTTCTGGTTGCCTTCACGTGAATGTCACTCTTCTTGGGAGATGATGAAAGTGGCACCGCCTTGTTCCTTTGTTCCATATTGGCTTGTGTGGTGGCACTAAGCGGCTGAGCAGATATTTATACCGCTCATGGCACTCCAAGTCACGGGAGACGCAAAACTTGATCCTATCATTTTCTTGAACGACGCCATCATCGGGTCGTAAACGTACCTGAGTGTGCTGAAGCACTAAATCCTCGAGTTTGTACAGAACTTGACGATTTCTTCGACGTCTCTCGCGCTTGCGTTGGTTCTCCGTTGGAAAACCTCTAGTCCTCAATGGCACTGGTGGCACGGATAGAAGTGTTTGTGTAGGGCGCCTTGTGGATGATGAAGTCATGTCCATCGTCGCCTGCAGCTGTGGCCAATCTCCTAGCATGGGAGGGGACAAAGGTCATGGTGGAAGTGTCGGCCACGGAGGCTCCCGTGGTCGCCACTATTGAGTGGGCTTAGGGTTCCTCTCATTGCCTTGATGTCTTGACCATCAGTTCCAACGTTGGGGCATGTTGGGATGGCCCCGTTGGTGGAAGTGTCAGGTTGGTGAAGATTATCGTCGAGGCACCAAAGTTCGGTGCTCATGTTGAGGAAGATGGCCCTGAGCTTGGCACCTCGTCCTCCCTGCAACTTGTGTTGACAATATACTTGGCGATGTTGGGTCATGGAGCCTTCTCTGAATATTGTTCATCTTCTCTGAAAGATTGATGCGTAACTTTTTTGGTATTCCACCAGTTTTCCTAGAGAGCTATTCCGTCATCATTTCAGAATGTCCAAGGATTTGTTTATTGACATTTGCAATTTTGTGATGCAACATGATCGAGCCTTCGAGCAGAGGAGGAATGGCGGAAGTTTGCTTGGGCATAGCACTGAGGACTGGCTAGATATTGAGATCAGAAGAACCTTTGTACAtcatgactgcttgtgtgatcaagCACAACATGATCGTTGAGAATGTCCGTGATTTTTTTGGATTAGACCTTCTATGACCTCATGGAAAGACGCCTTCGGCTGAGTAGAAGGGAAGATCAAATCAAGCGCTTCATGCAGGTGTACCATGACATCAGAGAGTCCGATACGCACGACGATCTTCAAAAAGATATCATGGAGGAGTGGTGGGCATGGTATGGGGAGCAAGCCTCCTAATTTCATCTCAATGTTTGTTGTATTGCGCATGAACTATGTTATATTGTTTGCCGAACCTTGTTGTATTTGTGTTGCATTTCATGTTGTGGATTTCATGAATTATGTAATAATTTGATGTTGTGAATTGATGAAATTGTTGTTATATTTGTTTAAGTATTAAATTTGGGATGATTTTGCTTCACATATGTTTGAAGTTGTTGCGCTGCTGGCCTTTTCTACATCATTCATTGGAGCGGCTGCCGTGCGGTAGCCCTATTTTACACCATTTGTTGGAGTTGAATATTTCTGATAATTTTAAAAAAGcatttttggtgatgtaaatttacTTGAATCATTTTTTGATGATGTATTTTACATgatgtattggagatgctcttaaaGGCAACATTTGTTGTAAAAAAAACTTGTACCATGTATTTGCTGGAGATGAAACAACACAGGCACACATATACGGAGCAAATGTTTCTTTTCCACAACAAACCACAGATGTTTTACTTTTTCATTGAGAAAGAGGACACCAACAGCATGCACACACTCATACATTATTGATTATTGAATGACAATGCCAAGCAAGCCAAACATTGATGCCGATGAATTGGCTTacaaaaaggaaaataaaaaccCCAAGATGAGGCACATTGGATATGCCTCGTGACGGTATAGAATGCTTTCACAGTTCCCTCTGGGCAACCATGAGATATGTGTAGGAATACATGATTGATTACTGTGGCATGGAGATGCCGAAGTCAAATCCAGTGCCTTGGAGCGCCTGCTCGACGATTGCATCGAGCCTTGCCGCCATCTCTGGCGTCATGTGGTTGATCCAGTCACCGGCCACCCCTTTCCTGAAGAAGGAATCGTTCATCATGGGTTCGTCCTTAATCCGGTTGCCGCTCTGGTTCACCTCCAGCTTCTTTAGCTTGCCGAGGCTGCACAACTCCAAGATGGCCTCTAGGACGCCggccttctcctccgcctcggaGAATGCGCACCCCAAAAACTCCGCCAGCCTCCTAAGATTGCATTGCGGGTCTCGTAGCATCTCCTCGTACCTGAGGAACAACACCTTGTGGGGCCTTCTCCGGCTCTCCTCCCAATGCTCGAGGGCGTGGCGCCAATAAGGGCCCGCACCTGTGCGGCCCTCGCAAAACAAATCGAAGACCTCCTCGAACCGGACCTGCTCCGGGTTTGGGAGGTAGGTGCGCATGAACCACCACCACGAGACGACCACGTCCTTGGGATCCCGACAGATGTAGACGATCCGGCACTCGCAGCCATCATCATTGATGCGCTCCGGCAGCAACGACAATGGGAAGTGGGAGCCGAAGATACGCGGGGAAGGGTACGCCTCGACGATGCCCCGCACAACATCGACCGGTTGCCGATAGATTGCGTGGATGAATTTGACGCAGCCATGCGGGTTTTGGTGGAGCATAGGGTGCTCTCGACTGGATGGCGGGTGGACGTGCCGGTGCACAGTGGCGAAGGCTAGAGATTTAAGCCATGTGGTGCCAGACTTGGGGCAGCTCACGAGAAAGATGTCCGTTGGCTTGGGCTCGAAGTGATCGCGGACTGCCGCCAGGGCCGACAGGTGCCACTCGGGGAACCAGTACCCACGGTACTGTCGCCTCTGCATGTCGGCGGGCGGCGGCACTAGCCGCTTCTCGACGGGCAGCGACGGGATGAGCTCGGTGAGGTTGTCGGCATCGTTCCTCGCCGTCAGCGCGTCACCGAGGCATCTAGGCTCGAGTTTTTGCTCCGCTACATGGGCCATCTCGTGCCTATTACAAACCTCGCAGGAGTAAGTGCAAGTCTGATGTGCAAGTGCCAAGGAGCAAGCTGCACATAAATACTCAGTTGAAGGCGTACAGTTGCGGAGTCACTTTCATTCATGTTTGTTGGGACAAACTACAAAGTGAAGGTATCTCTCTTTCTCGTGTTGGGCGTGGGAATTTTCTATCACTCCCTTCGTCCCACTAACAAGTGGTTGCCGCGTCCGCGTCCATATCCACCGGACACCGGGGCGCTGTGCTGGGATCTGGCCACGCCCGAGTTGCTTCCGTGCAACAGAACGGAACTTTCCCGGTCGTCTCGCTGGGCGGGGCGCTGCTGatcacgcacgcacgcacgtacGCCGGGTCGATCTTGTTAGATGCAGCCCTGCAAGGGGCAAAAATGGAGCTGGAGATAGCCCGGCGGATGCTAGCTTGTTCCGCCTTAGCGTAACTTGCAAATCCAGCTAATCCGGAGATGGGATGAGGTTCACTTCTGCAGTACACATTCTCCTCTATGAAATACTTCCTCTGTTTTAAATTACTCGTCGCAAAAATGGATATATTTAGAACTAAAAtatatctagatacatccatacccgCGACAAGTAATTCAAAATAAAGGAAATATATATTAAACCCATTAAGCATCGCGGGAAGGGCGGCCAACCAACTGTGCCACGTGGCGCAAACTGGTTGACGGCGGTGGAAAAACTTTTGAAAAAAAAAAGATGAACATGacgattttttttttgaaatgttttttttctttttagttgGAGGTGAGGACCTCATGTATTTTTTTAAATGAAGGGCTATGCAAAGTGGTGCTTGCTGGTAGGCTGCGGtagtatttttttcttttttttctttttagatGGAGGTGGGGATTTTTCTAAGATGTTTTTTAGATGGTGACGAGGACCTCAtgtatttttttaaataaaaatatGCGCATAACTTCCTCTCAAGCGGCGTCACAGGGTGCCGCCCCAACCACTAGTACCAATGCAAAGATTCGACACCACCTGCCGACGCGGATGCAGGAATCCCCATGGCCATGGGTTGCTGGCTCCTGGTGCCGGGGACCTATCGACCCGATATCAAGAACATCTACAACTGGACGCCTCAAACCTCTCTCATACGCCGGGGGGACGACCCGGTCATTGACTGGTTAAAAGACAAGATCTAGATGAATGTCTCAAACCGACCTCAAACACACTGGCTGACCGGCAGCCCTCGTATCCAAACCAAATATGGGGTAGATATTGGGAGGCCTGGGCGCGTCCGTCACGCCAGACCTGGTTCACGCTGACACATATGATCCCACATATATTCGTCCTCATCCCCTCCTTGGACCAAACCCTAGCCACTTCACTCCACTCCCTTCCACTCAGCCACCCAAGCTCCCGCCCGACGATCTCCGACCTTTTTCGGCATGACGGGCAGCGGATCCGAGTCCTACACCTCCAAATCCGTTGACCCTGAGCTCATCTCGCGCGACCCCGAGGAGGAGATGACCGTCCAGCTTACGCTTCGCCTGTCCCTGGAGGAGGCTGCTTGACGGCAATGCTCGAACTCCTTTCGTCGGGAATCCATTGTGTCCGCCTAAATGTCGCATAGATCCGCCGCACCAGCAATTTACCTAGTGATTAGTAAAATGCTCATGCATTGCTACGTGCTACAATCCATATAAATGGATCAAACAATGATCTTCTCCAAGGTCGAAGCTCATTTCTCCCTTGTACCTCCGGACGTGTTTGGACATCAACCGGGCAGCGAACAGCTCCTCAAAATCTAACCGTCTGGACTGAAggaaatacgccctagaggcaataataaagttattatttatttcctcatatcatgataaatgtttgttattcatgctagaattgtattaaccagaaacataatacttgtgtgaatacatagacaaacaaagtgtcactagtatgcctctatttgactagctcgttgatcaaagatggttatgtttcctagccatagacatgagttgtcatttgattaacgggatcacatcattaggagaatgatgtgattgacttgacccattccattagcttaacacttgatcatttagtattctgctattgctttcttcatgacttatacatgttcctatgactatgagattatgcaactcccgtttaccggagaaacactttgtgtgctaccaaacgtcacaacgtagctgggtgattataaaggtgctctacaagtgtctccaaaggtacttgttgggttggcgtatttcgagattaggatttgtcactccgattgtccaagaggtatctctgggcccactcagtaatgcacatcactataagccttgcaagcattgtaactaatgagttagttgcgggatgatgtattacggaacgagtaaagagacttgacggtaatgagattgaactaggtattgagataccgacggtcgaatctcgggcaagtaacataccgatgacaaagggaacaacatatgttgttatgtggtttgaccgataaagatcttcgtagaatatgtaggagccaatatgagcatccaagttccgctattggttattgaccggagacatgtctcggtcatgtctacatagttctcgaacctgtagagtccgcacgcttaaagttagatgacgatcggtattatgagttttgtgttttgatgtaccaaaggtagttcggagtcccggatatgatcacggacatgacgaggagtctcgaaatggtcgatacataaagattgatatattggaatcctatatttggatatcggaagtgttccggatgaaatcgagattttaccggagtaccgggggttaccggacccccccccccgcggggaagtaatgggcctattgggccttagtggagaagagagagggcagccaaggggtggcgcgcggccccccttgccctagtccgaattggacaagggaagagggcggcggcccccctctccttccttctctccacctcctccttccccccttctcctactcctactaggaaaggaggagtcctactcccggtgggagtaggactccccccttggcgcgccctccctggtcggccgcctctccccccttgctcctttatatacggggcagggggcacctctagacacagaagttgatctattccagccgtatgcggtgccccctccaccatattccacctcggtcatatcgaagcggtgcttaggcgaagctctgcgttggtagcaacatcatcatcgtcaccacaccgtcgtcctgacggaactctcctgtgaagctctgctggatcggagttcgcgggacgtcatcgagctgaacgtgtgctgaactcagaggtgccgtacgttcggtacttggatcgtgaagacgtacgactacatcaatcgtgttgtgctaacgctttcgctttcggtctacgagggtacgtggacgatactccaccctctcgttgctatgcatcaccatgatcctgcgtgtgcgtaggattttttttgaaattactacgttccccaacagtggcatccgagccaggttttatgcgtagatgttatatgcacgagtagaacacaagtgagttgtgggcgatacaagtcatactgcttaccagcatgtcataccttggttcggcggtattgttggatgaagcggcccggaccgatattacgcgtacgcttacacgagactggttctaccgacgtgctttgcacataggtggctggcgggtgtcagtttctccaactttagttgaaccgagtgtggctacgcccagtccctgagaaggttaaaacaacactaacttgacgaactatcgttgtggtttttgatgcgtaggtaagaacggttcttactcagcccgtagcagccacgtaaaacttgcaacaacaaagtagaggacgtctaacttgtttttgcagggcatgttgtgatgtgatatggtcaaggcatggtgctatattttattgtatgagatgatcatgtttttaaCCGAGTTATCgccaactggcaggagccatatggttgtcgctttattgtatgcaatacaatcgccctgtaattgatttactttatcactaagcggtagcgatagtcttagaagcaatagttggcgagacgacaacgatgctacgatgaagatcaaggtgtcgcgccggtgacgatggtgatcatgacggttcttcagagatggagatcgcaagcacaagatgatgatggccatatcatatcacttatattgattgcatgtgatgtttatcttttatgcatcttattttgcttagatcgacggcAGCATTATatgatgatctctcactaaatttcaaggtataagtgttctccctgagtatgcaccattgtgaaagttcttcgtgctgagacaccacgtgatgatcgggtgtgataagctctacgttcacatataacgagtgcaaaacagttgcacaagcggaatacttaggttaaacttgacgagcctatcatatgcagatatggcctcggaacactaagagtagatatgatcaacataatgatggtcaccattgaaactactccatctcacgtgatgatcggacatggtttagttgatttggatcacgcaatcacttagatgattagagggatgtctatctaagtgggtgTTATTAAgcaatatgattaattgaacttaaatttatcatgaacttagtacctaatagtatcttgcttgtctatgttgttgtagatagatggcccgtgctgttgttccgttgaattttaatgcgttccttgagaaagcaaagttgaaatatgatggtagcaattacacggactgggtctgtaacttgaggatcatcctcattgttgcacagaagaattacgtcctggaagcaccgctaggtgccagagctgctgcaggagcaacaccagatgttatgaacgtttggtagagcaaagctgatgactactcgatagttcagtgtgccatgctttacggcttagaaccgggacttcaacgacgttttgaacgtcatggagcatacgagatgttcgaggagttgaagttaatatttcaagcaaatgcctggattgagagatatgaagtctccaataagttctatacctgcaagatggaggagaatagttctgtcagtgaacatatactcaaaatgtctgggtataacaatcacttaattcaattgggagttaatcttccggatgatagtgtcattgacaaaattcttcaatcactgccaccaagctacaagagcttcatgatgaactataatatacaagggatgaataagacaattcccgagctcttcgcaatgctaaaggttgcggaggtagaaatcaaggagcatcaagtgttgatggtcaacaagaccaccagtttcaagaaaaaaggcaaagggaagaagaaggggaacttcaaaaagaacagcaaacaagttgctgctcaagataagaaacccaagtctggacctaggcctgagactgagtgcttctactgcaagcagactcgtcactggaagcggaactgccccaagtatttggcggataagaaggatggcaaggtgaacaaaggtatatgtgatatacaagttattgacgtgtaccttactaatgcttgcagtagtacctgggtatttgatagtggttctgttgctaatatttgcaactcgaaacatggactacggattaagcgaagattggctaaggacgaggtgacgatgtgcgtggaaaatggttccaaagtcgaagtaattgcagtcggcacgctacctctacatataccttcggaattagttttagacctaaataattgttatttggtgccatcgttgagcatgaacattatatctggatcttgtttgatgcgagacggttattcatttaaatcagagaataatggttgttctatttatatgagtaatatcttttatggtcatgcacccttgaagagtggtatatttttgttgaatctcgatagtagtgatacacatattcataatattgaagccaaaagatgcagagttaataatgatagtgcaacttatttgtggcactgccgtttaggtcatattggtgtaaagcacatgaagaaactccatactgatggacttttggaatcacttgattatgaatcacttggtacttgtgagccatgcctcatgggcaagatgactaaaatgccgttctccggtacaatgaagagagcaacagatttgttgaagatcatacatactgatgtatgtggttcgatgaatgttgaggctcgcgacgggtatcattattttctcaccttcacagatgatttgagcagatatgggtatatctacttaatgaaacataagtctgaaacatttgaaaagttcaaagaattttagagtgaagtggaaaatcatcgtaacaagaaaataaagtttctacgatctgatcatggaggagaatatttgagttacgagtttggtctacatttgaaacagtgtggaatagtttcgcaactcacgccacccggaacaccaaagcgtaatggtgtgtccgaacgttgtaatcgtactttactagatatggtgcgatctatgatgtctcctactaatttaccgctatcattttggggatatgctttagagactgttgcattcacgttaaatagggccccaccgaaatccgttgagacgatgccttatgaactgtggtttggcaagaaaccaaagttgtcgtttcttaaagtttggggctgcgatgcttatttgaaaaagtttcaacctgataagctcgaacccaaatcggagaaatgtgtcttcataggatacccaaaggaaactgttgggtacaccttctatcacagatctgaaggcaagacttttgttgctaaatttggatcctttctagagaaggagtttctctcaaaagaagtgagtgggaggaaagtagaacttgatgaggtaactgtacctgctcccttattggaaagtagttcatcacagaaaccggttcctgtgacacctacaccaattagtgaggaaactaatgatgatgatcatgaagtttcagatcaagttactaccgaacctcgtaggtcaaccagagtgggatccgcaccagagtggtacgataatcctgttctggaggtcatctTACTAGACattgacgaacctacgaactatgaggaagcgatgatgagcccagattccgcaaaatggcttgaggccatgaaatctgagatgggatccatgtatgagaacaaagtgtggactttggttgacttgt
Coding sequences within it:
- the LOC125536376 gene encoding cytosolic sulfotransferase 13-like is translated as MAHVAEQKLEPRCLGDALTARNDADNLTELIPSLPVEKRLVPPPADMQRRQYRGYWFPEWHLSALAAVRDHFEPKPTDIFLVSCPKSGTTWLKSLAFATVHRHVHPPSSREHPMLHQNPHGCVKFIHAIYRQPVDVVRGIVEAYPSPRIFGSHFPLSLLPERINDDGCECRIVYICRDPKDVVVSWWWFMRTYLPNPEQVRFEEVFDLFCEGRTGAGPYWRHALEHWEESRRRPHKVLFLRYEEMLRDPQCNLRRLAEFLGCAFSEAEEKAGVLEAILELCSLGKLKKLEVNQSGNRIKDEPMMNDSFFRKGVAGDWINHMTPEMAARLDAIVEQALQGTGFDFGISMPQ